The Equus przewalskii isolate Varuska unplaced genomic scaffold, EquPr2 ChrUn-10, whole genome shotgun sequence genome window below encodes:
- the S100A5 gene encoding protein S100-A5, whose translation METPLEKALTTMVTTFHKYSGREGSKLTLSRKELKELIKKELCLGEKMKESSIDDLMKSLDKNSDQEIDFKEYSVFLTTLCMAYNDFFLEDK comes from the exons ATGGAGACTCCTCTTGAGAAGGCCCTGACCACTATGGTCACGACTTTCCACAAATATTCGGGGAGAGAGGGCAGCAAACTGACCCTTAGTAGGAAGGAACTAAAGGAGCTGATCAAGAAGGAGCTGTGTCTTGGTGAG AAGATGAAGGAGAGCAGTATCGATGACCTGATGAAGAGCCTGGACAAAAACAGCGACCAGGAGATCGACTTCAAGGAGTACTCGGTGTTCCTGACCACGCTGTGCATGGCCTATAACGACTTCTTCTTGGAGGACAAGTGA
- the S100A6 gene encoding protein S100-A6: protein MACPLDQAISLLVAIFHKYSSREGDKNTLSKGELKELIQKELTIGAELEDSEIAKLLDDLDQNKDQVVNFQEYVTFLGALAMIYNEVLKACS, encoded by the exons ATGGCGTGTCCCCTGGATCAGGCCATCAGCCTCCTCGTGGCTATCTTCCACAAGTACTCCAGCAGGGAGGGCGACAAGAACACCTTGAGCAAGGGTGAGCTGAAGGAGCTGATCCAGAAGGAGCTCACCATTGGCGCT GAGCTGGAGGACTCGGAAATTGCAAAGCTGTTGGATGACCTGGACCAGAACAAGGACCAGGTGGTGAACTTCCAGGAATATGTCACCTTCCTTGGGGCTTTGGCTATGATATACAATGAAGTCCTCAAGGCCTGCAGTTAA